The following are encoded in a window of Maylandia zebra isolate NMK-2024a linkage group LG5, Mzebra_GT3a, whole genome shotgun sequence genomic DNA:
- the camk1b gene encoding calcium/calmodulin-dependent protein kinase type 1 isoform X1, with translation MGNHIVSERPNKKMPLDEDCHAWKKKTTDIKEKYDFKDVLGTGAFSEVVLAEEKRTQKLVAVKCIPKKALEGKENSIENEIAVLHKIKHTNIVSLEDIFESKSHLYLVMQLVSGGELFDRIIEKGFYTEKDASKLIQQILDAVKYLHDMGIVHRDLKPENLLYYSMDEDSKIMISDFGLSKIEGSGSVMSTACGTPGYVAPEVLAQKPYSKAVDCWSIGVIAYILLCGYPPFYDENDAKLFEQILKAEYEFDSPYWDDISDSAKDFIVHLMEKDPSIRYTCEQALQHPWIAGDTALDKNIHESVSAQIKKNFAKSKWKQAFNATAVVRHMRRLQLGTGQEGANPAHLLMPGEDAEACCEGGCSQNVDSGVDALSNCPTYRCHPTSRV, from the exons ATGGGAAACCA CATTGTTTCTGAGCGTCCCAACAAGAAGATGCCGCTGGATGAGGACTGTCATGCCTGGAAAAAGAAGACCACGGACATAAAGGAGAAGTATGACTTCAAAGACGTCCTGGGCAC cgGGGCTTTCTCTGAGGTGGTCTTGGCTGAGGAGAAGAGGACTCAGAAATTGGTGGCCGTCAAGTGTATCCCCAAGAAGGCCTTAGAGGGCAAGGAAAACAGCATTGAGAATGAGATAGCAGTACTGCACAA GATCAAACACACCAACATTGTGTCTCTGGAAGACATATTTGAGAGTAAATCACACCTCTACCTTGTCATGCAACT AGTGTCTGGTGGGGAACTCTTTGATCGTATCATAGAGAAGGGCTTCTACACAGAGAAAGATGCCAGTAAGCTCATTCAGCAGATCCTGGATGCTGTCAAATACCTCCACGACATGGGCATTGTGCACCGTGACCTCAAG CCAGAGAATCTGCTGTATTACAGCATGGATGAAGACTCCAAAATCATGATCAGTGACTTTGGTCTGTCAAAAATTGAGGGCTCTGGCAGTGTGATGTCAACAGCATGTGGAACTCCTGGATATGTCG CCCCTGAAGTTTTGGCTCAGAAGCCCTACAGTAAAGCAGTTGACTGCTGGTCTATTGGTGTCATAGCATATATTCT gcTGTGTGGTTATCCTCCCTTCTATGACGAGAATGATGCCAAACTGTTTGAACAGATCCTGAAAGCAGAATATGAGTTTGATTCTCCGTACTGGGACGATATCTCTGATTCAG CTAAAGATTTTATAGTACATCTGATGGAGAAAGATCCCAGCATACGTTACACTTGTGAGCAGGCTCTGCAGCACCCCTG GATTGCTGGGGATACTGCGCTGGACAAGAACATTCACGAGTCTGTCAGTGCGCAGATTAAGAAGAATTTTGCTAAGAGCAAGTGGAAG CAAGCGTTCAATGCCACAGCAGTGGTTCGTCACATGAGGCGTCTCCAGCTCGGCACGGGACAAGAAGGAGCCAACCCAGCTCATCTGCTGATGCCGGGGGAAGATGCAG AGGCTTGCTGTGAGGGAGGGTGCTCACAGAACGTCGACAGCGGAGTAGATGCTCTGTCCAACTGTCCAACATACCGCTGCCACCCGACCAGCAGGGTGTGA
- the camk1b gene encoding calcium/calmodulin-dependent protein kinase type 1 isoform X2, with protein sequence MPLDEDCHAWKKKTTDIKEKYDFKDVLGTGAFSEVVLAEEKRTQKLVAVKCIPKKALEGKENSIENEIAVLHKIKHTNIVSLEDIFESKSHLYLVMQLVSGGELFDRIIEKGFYTEKDASKLIQQILDAVKYLHDMGIVHRDLKPENLLYYSMDEDSKIMISDFGLSKIEGSGSVMSTACGTPGYVAPEVLAQKPYSKAVDCWSIGVIAYILLCGYPPFYDENDAKLFEQILKAEYEFDSPYWDDISDSAKDFIVHLMEKDPSIRYTCEQALQHPWIAGDTALDKNIHESVSAQIKKNFAKSKWKQAFNATAVVRHMRRLQLGTGQEGANPAHLLMPGEDAEACCEGGCSQNVDSGVDALSNCPTYRCHPTSRV encoded by the exons ATGCCGCTGGATGAGGACTGTCATGCCTGGAAAAAGAAGACCACGGACATAAAGGAGAAGTATGACTTCAAAGACGTCCTGGGCAC cgGGGCTTTCTCTGAGGTGGTCTTGGCTGAGGAGAAGAGGACTCAGAAATTGGTGGCCGTCAAGTGTATCCCCAAGAAGGCCTTAGAGGGCAAGGAAAACAGCATTGAGAATGAGATAGCAGTACTGCACAA GATCAAACACACCAACATTGTGTCTCTGGAAGACATATTTGAGAGTAAATCACACCTCTACCTTGTCATGCAACT AGTGTCTGGTGGGGAACTCTTTGATCGTATCATAGAGAAGGGCTTCTACACAGAGAAAGATGCCAGTAAGCTCATTCAGCAGATCCTGGATGCTGTCAAATACCTCCACGACATGGGCATTGTGCACCGTGACCTCAAG CCAGAGAATCTGCTGTATTACAGCATGGATGAAGACTCCAAAATCATGATCAGTGACTTTGGTCTGTCAAAAATTGAGGGCTCTGGCAGTGTGATGTCAACAGCATGTGGAACTCCTGGATATGTCG CCCCTGAAGTTTTGGCTCAGAAGCCCTACAGTAAAGCAGTTGACTGCTGGTCTATTGGTGTCATAGCATATATTCT gcTGTGTGGTTATCCTCCCTTCTATGACGAGAATGATGCCAAACTGTTTGAACAGATCCTGAAAGCAGAATATGAGTTTGATTCTCCGTACTGGGACGATATCTCTGATTCAG CTAAAGATTTTATAGTACATCTGATGGAGAAAGATCCCAGCATACGTTACACTTGTGAGCAGGCTCTGCAGCACCCCTG GATTGCTGGGGATACTGCGCTGGACAAGAACATTCACGAGTCTGTCAGTGCGCAGATTAAGAAGAATTTTGCTAAGAGCAAGTGGAAG CAAGCGTTCAATGCCACAGCAGTGGTTCGTCACATGAGGCGTCTCCAGCTCGGCACGGGACAAGAAGGAGCCAACCCAGCTCATCTGCTGATGCCGGGGGAAGATGCAG AGGCTTGCTGTGAGGGAGGGTGCTCACAGAACGTCGACAGCGGAGTAGATGCTCTGTCCAACTGTCCAACATACCGCTGCCACCCGACCAGCAGGGTGTGA